The following DNA comes from Anopheles coustani chromosome 2, idAnoCousDA_361_x.2, whole genome shotgun sequence.
AATGAGAGAACGAGGTCGGTCATGGAAGCTGAGCCGCGTGGGACTGTATCTAATCTTGTCCATCGTGTAAAGCAGATTTTGGATCACATCATTTGAAGGTCAGCAATATGGCCAGATAGTATGAAGCGTCGGATAATTGAGCTacgttaatttgttttcttagtTGTCGACTAGGTATGTTCCTCTTATATTCATGAAAATATTCAACTACTTTCACTTCTACCGATAGTAAttgctaaaataaaatacagtaTTTACACATTTCATTATTTGAGGATTACAGaggctttccattttccacatttGCCTCTTTTTCAGTTATGTCGATGGGCTCTAGATCGGTTTTTGCATGCGCAAGGTTGCTATTCGCTTCAGTGGACTCTCGATCAACCACTTTACCGTCGTCAACAGTAACGCAGACAGAGTTACCTTCTTTCTGTCTATCGTCTTCCACCGAGCCTTCGATatcatcctcctcctcggaATAGATATCGTTGAAGCGCACGTAGGAGCTGGGATTGCTACGTAATCGGTTGCTGATTTTCGATCGAAAAGATGtctggaaagaaaatggtttcagCATGAAATGCATTGGTGAACTGTTTCCTTGAGAAGATTTTTCGTCCCGGTGAATAACATACCCCTAGCCTACTGTCCTCATCTGCTCGTGAAAACTCGTCAAAGCGGTTCCGTTCGTTCTGCAGCTCGTCGATCACCTCTTCCAGCTGCCGGGCGCTACAGAGTGGCGTGTCCACCTCCTCCAGTAGATCGAGCTGCTCGTTCATGGCCACGTAACACTCGCGCTGCGCATCGTACTCGATGATATTCTGAAACCGATGGCCCCACAGGATCTCCATCGGTAGGTAGGACGTGCGTGCCTGCGTCGTTTGGCCCGTCGTCATCGTTCCGCCCGTCATCGTGACAACGATCTCGAATCGCCGATCGAGTAGATCGGTGGCCGAAATGTCGTACAGTGGGCTGTATCGATCGATCACGTGGCACACCGTGATGGGCCATAGGGCCAAAATGTGCCCATTGTTCTGCAACCGAAGGCGCGATTCACAGCGTTCCACCACGCTCGTGCCCGGATGGCGCCGGGGTTCGAGCATCGTTGCCGTCACCTTCGTCCCGATCGCATGCTGCTGCTTTTGGTCGCACACACGAAACACCAAGCACAGCCGACCATCCCGCTGGCAGATGACGGCCTTTCGGCTAAATTTCATTTCGAAGCTTCGCTTGGGTGTGCGAATCATTTTGGCATACACGACACCAACCATCGCCCCGCCAATGACCATCCCGAACACGATCTGCACCAGCAGCAAAAAGAACGCCTCCGGGCACTCCTCCGTCGGTACGATCACACCGTACCCGGTCGAGACTTGCGTTTCGACGCTGAACAGCAGAAAGCCGGTGAAGGTGGTGGTACCCTCGACACACGGCTTATTGCCGTCCCCAAGCCGTTCGCCCGTTTTTGGATCCTTTTCCAGATCGCCGTGGGCGTACGCGATCAGATACCAAAGGACGGCAAAAAACAGCCAGCTAAGGCAGAAGCTCAGCACGAACAACATCAGCGTGTAGCGCCATTGCTCGTCAACCTGGTGTGAGTAGGAAAGAGGGGCACAGGTGATGGCTACAGATAATTTGGATAATTCAACACTTTTACCTACCAAGGTTGTGGCAATATCTCTCGCAAACCGAATCGATCGTTGAGGCAAATGGGCCAGGTGTACGTTGCCTTCACCTTTTTTGGTGACGACACGTCGGGCTTTGACAGCACGTGTCCCTTGATGCTGTGGATCACGCCGCAGTCGAAGGTTCTGTAGGCTTCGAGCACTCTGTATGGTAATGGGGAACATAGGATCCCTTtctggggagaaaaaaagcaatttaaaaaaatagatatTTCGGAGTTCATTTTTAACGAAATAGTTACCTGTTTCCGCATTTGTGAAAGCTGTCCCTTGGTCGGGATTACTGCTACCATCTTCCGGTCCAAGGTCGTTGATGATATGCTGATCTTTGCGATCGATTTCCGATTCGGAACTCACATCATCTTCTATCctaaaaaaatgtgaatattttcaaaattgtatATTATAGCTTAGGTGTATaaagaatgaaacaaatctacaaaacacaatatttCTAATCAGCTGCCCGGTTCAcgtgcgtgtttgtttgaaaacatttccggATGCCGTTCGCGATGCGTCATATGGCTTACCATAGTCTATTTCTATCGAATGCCGGTCGGCGAATGTGATAAGGACTGCCAGGCGCGGTCCAGGAGTTTCGCTCGTTATCGTAGTCCACTATCTTGATCGGCCGCGAGAATCGATATTCGatatgttgctgttgctgttcctGTACGTTCAGCCAGTGCCGCCTTTGGGAGTACGGACTTCCGTCTAGCGAATCCATTTTACTGTAGCAGGAgaataatgttttaaataaatttattttatattgacTTACAATTGTACATTGAGGCTGAAACACGTGTTAGAATGGATGAAAATCCAATACACTTGTAAATGAAAGTGATAACCGTAAgtagattttatgaaataatAACTGTTGCGAAAGAAAATACTACAATACTGGATATTTACTCTAAGCTCATGTTCACCGTCACTTAGATCACGGATGACTACACCGGGTGGACATTCGAGTTAAAGAGAGTGTGCGCGACTGAGTAGACGATTTCCAAATCAGATTTTGATATGTAGTAAACATCGGAACAGATAGACGGACCGTAAAAATGGTTCCCCTATTCCGGGTGATTGATGATAAGATATGGGGTCGTCGTTGCGTCGCACTTATATTGTTTCTAATGTGCGAATATCAGCTGCAAGTTGGGAAatgatgaaggaaaaaattgacttccaaaaataaaataaattgagttCGAGTGGCAAAAATTTTTGATGGGTAATGTTTTGAGTTGAATTTTAAATCCGTTATTTAACGATACTCCAAGGCAACCTCTGAGCAAACAATGCaaggttttaaatttatttaaagcaGATTTACAGAGATAACTaccaatttttaaatttttatttttaaaatttacgcACATGAAAAATAACAAGTTCTACCATCTAGGCAAACTGTCAAAATGATCGACGATTGTCATGTCATGTCAGAGGTGTCGTTCGAGACTCCCCTTCTAAAACTATCCCCTGGTCTaaacagaagaagaagctTGCACGATTTTGACAGATCGCCAGTATTTTGTGAGAAAAGTTGACTTTTTACTACGCACAGAGTAAGAACGAGGAGTGTTTGAGGCTAAACTTTACGATAACAAATCCTTTAACTATTTGCTAGGCGAAGAACAAATAGCGCGGGAGTGTTTTCGTAAGCGGGAGGCGGTTCTGGTGCATTCTGTTTCGTGCACTTCGAAGTTTCGATGCCAGTGGCGATAGCGTTTGTTGTTCTGTTGGGTCCTCGGAGAAGGCGAATGGTGGTACTCGATCAACACGAAGTGCTTTAGCGAAAAAGGTTGAGCACAACAGTTGAATAAGCATTTCTCATCGCTACAAAGACCAACGATTGCCTGTAGCTGGTGAAACTGATTGAACTAAGTTGTATTCCACGTCGAGGTGCACCAGCGTGTTATGCATCTTCCTTTGCAGTGTTATTTATGTCCGGTCTTTTAAAGATACCATGCTGCGCGTCGAAAAACGCTTCCAGTGGTCCAACGGTAATAACGATCGACTGAATAGAATGGCCCACTAAGGCAAAACTTTTCTTAAGTTAcaaaattttgtttggaagtggcTCGTTGTTAGGGAAAGTGTGGTTCTTGACGAAGCGGTTCGCCACGCCTCCTGCGAACCGGTGCAGATGTGATGCCATATCGGAAAAGGCGGCGGTTTGCGGTTTTGCCTACGAGTGAATAGCGAGTTTGTAACCGTTCTATTACCGTAACAATGGCTGTCCGGTGTGTAGTTTCCACACCGAAAAGTTAAACGAGAGGAACCAGAGTCGAGCATCGACGGGTCGCGAAGCGTTTTGTGGGACGCACATGCCAGTGTGCCGCACCTGCGGACGACGGTGGtaaacaaaaacgaacgaaa
Coding sequences within:
- the LOC131264106 gene encoding ATP-sensitive inward rectifier potassium channel 11-like, giving the protein MSLDKMDSLDGSPYSQRRHWLNVQEQQQQHIEYRFSRPIKIVDYDNERNSWTAPGSPYHIRRPAFDRNRLWIEDDVSSESEIDRKDQHIINDLGPEDGSSNPDQGTAFTNAETERDPMFPITIQSARSLQNLRLRRDPQHQGTRAVKARRVVTKKGEGNVHLAHLPQRSIRFARDIATTLVDEQWRYTLMLFVLSFCLSWLFFAVLWYLIAYAHGDLEKDPKTGERLGDGNKPCVEGTTTFTGFLLFSVETQVSTGYGVIVPTEECPEAFFLLLVQIVFGMVIGGAMVGVVYAKMIRTPKRSFEMKFSRKAVICQRDGRLCLVFRVCDQKQQHAIGTKVTATMLEPRRHPGTSVVERCESRLRLQNNGHILALWPITVCHVIDRYSPLYDISATDLLDRRFEIVVTMTGGTMTTGQTTQARTSYLPMEILWGHRFQNIIEYDAQRECYVAMNEQLDLLEEVDTPLCSARQLEEVIDELQNERNRFDEFSRADEDSRLGTSFRSKISNRLRSNPSSYVRFNDIYSEEEDDIEGSVEDDRQKEGNSVCVTVDDGKVVDRESTEANSNLAHAKTDLEPIDITEKEANVENGKPL